A segment of the Brienomyrus brachyistius isolate T26 chromosome 13, BBRACH_0.4, whole genome shotgun sequence genome:
ATAAGCCGGATGCCAGGTCTCCGAAGAAATCAACGGCCTCATCCACAAGCTACGGGAAAGGCTTCCCAGACAGTGGTGGGGTGGGGCAGCGGCAAACCAGAGGGAAACCACGGGAATCGAGCACTAACAAGCGTAACGGGTCTAGTGCACCCTGTCTGCAGCGGCTTTCCATATCTTTGTCTAGACACTGACATCGGAGCGGCTGCTCCAGTGTGGAAGCAAACATTAACGTACCTGCAGCCGCACTCCTCCTTGGCAAACAGCAAATGGATCAACGTAGAACAAGGGAGAACGCAGGTTTAATTCATCACAACCCATCACACATGCAGAGAAGGAACTGAAACAAAACTCAAAGCGGTGATGAGGAAGGACTGTGTCTCCGTCTGGTGGCCAAAcaagaaagctgcagccaaacctCTCACActatactatgttctcatttATTCACACTTTCGTCTAAAGCGACATACATGAGAGGATCGGGCAGCAGATTCAGCCAGTGTCCCTAGAGCTATTTGGGTTAAGGCTCAAGGGTccagcagtgacatcactctgccagccccaggatctGAATCTGAGACTTTACAATTGCAGACGCAGAGTCTAAACCCAGAGAGccacacatccccccccccccacaagtctCCCATTAataaggcacaaggaagactaTCTTCTTCAATGAATGATGTACCCAATTCACAGAAGCATCAGCTGATTGAAGGAACACAGGACTTCATGAGACATATGACTGTCATGTTTTCATAGCCTTAGTTTATCCAACCTTTTACAAGTACAGACCTTTCCCAAGCAGCCTAGGGCAGAAGGCCGAAATACTCCCTGGTTGAGATGCCTGCAGTATCTGTTGTGATATGTTACAGGGCTAAAGTAATACGTAATAACAGAAAGTGATGATATTGCGCCCCCTAGTGTATACAGAATAAACAAGACGTTGTACAGCATTCCTCTGCGTTCATCATTGACCCAATAACACTTATCTATCACAgggtacatacatacacatgacGGGCAATCCATTAATTTCACTTAAGCATGAAATGCTCTGATGCCGAAACTATAATTTCAAAACTCTTATCAGTCAAAAAAGAGGTCCATCCATTTTGACAGTTCCTCCAATCTCCATGCATCCTGGCCTGCCCGCTGCCCATTAGGGGTGCTGAGCTTCCCTGGAAATGACATTTTGAAGCCTGTCCAATAAACGTCTAGCTTTGCTGCACTGAAAACAGTAGATGCAAGTCTTGCAGAGTTGCCAGGTCTGCGGTTTTCCCGCCCAATCGGGATATTTTGTAAATACAGTTGCAGGTAAATATTAGGTCACGGGTTGCGGGTCTTTGGGCTAGACACCGAAAGTCAGAAACGCGCACAAGGAAAGTAGGGTTGCCAATTTTCACCCAGATATCCTGTAAAGTGTGGATTAGGCAATGGACTATGTGGGATGAGGCACCCCAGTTGATTTTTAGATTATGCATTTATATACatctttattaataattgcactgtTTCCATTCAACACCAGTTATTGAATGTGAAGTTCATCAtttgcttaaaaaaataaatattaattaaaatttgcCCGTAATCTGGAAGACCAAAAAGCAGAACCTATATCTTGTTACAGCAGAGATTATCTCTTTCACTATGATTGTTAAATCTTGTTACTATCGTAGTGAAAGGGCTTGAAACGCAGAACTGTCTGGTGTGCATCTCTGCCTGTGGACATCAAGCCTGTTTGTTACATCAGGAAATATACTGACTTCTTCTCTTCGATTGGTCCAAGCACTGTTTGAGATATGTGACCCTGAAAGCTGGCCTGCTCCACAGCAGGTTAGTTGGTGAAGCATCTTGTAAGAAGAGAACCGGTGCCGTGATTTCGAAAAACCTCCGTTACTGCTAGTTATCCTTATAGTTATGTCAAAGTGCCATATGAAAATAGCTAAGCAGACTGGCACAGAATGTTGCCGTTTGCAGCTGGACTGGCTACTACAATAAATCAGGAAGCACTATAAGAAATCTGTAAATCTGGCGTCTTTGGGTCTTTGTCATGAGTGTCTGCAGGGCACAGGACAGTAGAGAACATGTGGATCTTTAAGGATCAGCCACAGTGCCTGCTTGCTGGTCCCCTCACCATCACTCACGCCTATCAGCCTCAGACTGACTTCCTCCTCTTCCCAAAGACATTGTTGATCAGTTTTGCCATGGACTTGGACCCACTGTAGCGGCGCCGGTCGGCCCGGCGTTTCAGGTATTCCATCACACTGCGGATAAGCTTGGCGAAGAGGTTCGAGATCTCCTGGTGGTCTTCAGCTGCAGAGACCTCCTGGAAGAAGCACTTGTTCTCCTGGGCCAGGGAGAGGCCCTCCTCCTTGCTCACCTGCCGGGCATGGCACAGATCCTGCTTGTTCCCCACCAGGCAAACAGGCACCTCCATCTCACTGAAACAGGCGAGAGCAGGTGAACCCCGAGTCGGGGGATTTCCCTCATTCATTGAACATCACTGCTGCAGTGACCCATTACTTCTGCCAGAGATGTGTACAAAGAGGCTTTCTCAGAATcagaaactttattgtcattatatAAGGGTACAACGAAAATTGTGAGCATTCCCTTGcagtgcaaaaataaaagaatattaCAAGCAAAGGTGTGAGTGATGTTGAGGGGACCAGCAAGCAGGCACTGTGACTGATCCTTAAAGATCCACATTGGTGTATGAGTTTGCTAGGAGTATCATAATGCCCAGTTGGTGCTGTGGTCATTTTCTTGCCCGAATTGGGTGATTTTTGTGTTCCCAGCAGCAGTGTGTACACATCCCGGCAGAAGCCTGCTTTTATTAGACACTTCCTGGAGTTGTAGGGGTCACAGGGCCGCGGGGGTGTGGCTTACCATTTGCAGTTCTCGGCACGAGCCTCTTTGATCTGACAAAGTGCGCTATGGGCATTGAGGAAGGACAGGCGGTCACTAATGTCGTACACCACGATGAAGCCGTCGGCCCACTCCACCGGTTCCTCCGTGATGCACCTGCTCTGCACGGCCTAAgcagagaggaggggggagcaacAATAGGTAATAACACTGTCCTATCTGACTGAGTGgaacctaacccccccccccctcaaatggGACACTTTCTGCCCTTCATGATGGCAAAATAACCTGCCACACTCAAAACAAGCTCCGTTCACCCACATTTTTAGACATTTGCAGTAGAACTGCTATTACTGTATATTCTCCTACATCTCAGCAAATAAGGACAAGGATTTGCTTTCTGGTAATGTCTTATGGCAAAAAAAGACTGGGAATTCCCTGGAATCTGAGTAAGTTAAGCAATACTCCTCAGTCTTCAAAAGAGTGAGCAATAGGTCACCAGGATTCAGTGTAATCTCATAAAACCCACCCAATCAAACACCTATTTTCCATATGGATTTCTGCAGGCGCTAGCTggaaaggtcatgtgacagtTTACCGCCACCCCCCTGGCACCATGAGATGGAGACCCAGCTGTACAGAACCGTTCTAGCATCCTACAGCACCCTACAAACATGCACCATTTAATAAGTATCAGATTCGAGAGACCACTTATGTCATATTAACAAAGATGATGTATGAGCATGTACTTCAGAACACGGATCAAAAACTTCCAGATTCAATTGTCGGCCATCGATGGAGAACCTTTTATGGTATAAGGAACCTGCAAGAGAAATGTAAACAAAACACGTCAGAGGTGAGGTTTAATGGGGAACACGTACTGGAGTTAATTTATTTGATGGATGAAAGTCAACAGGTGTTTATGAGCACTGCACCAAAGTGGAGAATGCCAGTTCGCACATAAGGTTGTAATATAGAGCCCCTGATTACCGCAAGCCCCAAAAATCCATGGTATGACTGTTCTGTTGGAGCAAATTACCGTCTTTGAGGAAATCAGCCACAAGCGGAGTAATTTGAAATTATGCACGGTTCTGGACAATGTAACATCTGGGTTGTATCCCTTCGCCTTTCCTAACAAGGAGGCGTAAACAGCAGGCCGACTGTTTGCAGTCTCAGAAAGTCACATGGCATTGCCACCATTTTAGCCCCTTGTGGAATCCCAGTGAGGAGGAGACTCTGTCAGTGCTAAGTGTAAGATTGTGAGGGAGGTCTGGTGCCTGATTTATTGCTGCCTATAGAAGGGAGTCGAgaagggtgtgagtgtgtgtgaggtcaTGCTAGGAAACGGCGCCACTCACTGGCATTAGAGGCGTACTCGCCGATGAACCGCTTGGTCAGGAACCTCACAAGGATGGCTGGCAAGAACCGGAATCACAACTAGCGTTATTTCACCAAGTACAGTATGTGCAAGGAATTTGTTTTGCACATATCAATACACATACAGCGTTAACTCTCAGATGGTCGCTAAGGTGTGACTGTCGTATGAGATCGTTTATTTTCTGTGCTTTTGTGTCTTTCAGACTCTCCTTGCCCTCATATGTAAGCTTGCTGCTTCCACTGTATACAATATCCAGCACGGGCCAGGTCTCAGGTTTCATTACACTGaagagccccccaccccaagctcTTCCGTTCCATATGcctgccaccgctccccccccccttgccttgGGTCCCCCTGCAGCTGGTGAACTCCAGCTTCAATCTTGGCAGGGCAGACCAGAGTCCGTCGCTATCTCATCCACCTTGCTCCAGTGCTTCACTTTTCATTCCTCCTGAGAGAAGCTTCCACCTCCATGTAATAACAAACATAGCCCTGCGGACTGGATTTACCAGGCAGAGCTAAAATGCTATATGTAATGCTAATTTCCTATTTATTTCCTCTCACTTTCCTCTCACAAACCCACTGTCCCAACTCACTTGTTAAGGCAAGGAGATGGTCCTCAGTCCGCACAGTGGATACATCATCATATGAGTATAATTCTAATAGCTTTCTCCCTCATCCCAGTGTTAATAAATACTGGTGTTAGTTAGGCAGGTATTTTATTTACTATAAATACTTGCTTAACGTCAAACATACCTTCCCCACACTCACCAGCCCGACCGACGCAAAGAAGCAAACGAAAGCAGAAGAGCTACAACCCCCAGCATGTCCTCTTCCCGCCCTGCCCTCACCTGATTTCCCGGCTCCCTCGCTGCCCAGCAGGGCCAGCTTGATGTCATTCATGTCTGCCGCTGCTCCGACACACTGCGGGCTGTAGAGAGACAGAGTCTGCACTGCCCTCGAGAACCTCTCAGCTGCTGGAGCAgcg
Coding sequences within it:
- the LOC125706851 gene encoding ras-related and estrogen-regulated growth inhibitor-like protein codes for the protein MNDIKLALLGSEGAGKSAILVRFLTKRFIGEYASNASSLYHKRFSIDGRQLNLEVFDPCSEAVQSRCITEEPVEWADGFIVVYDISDRLSFLNAHSALCQIKEARAENCKCEMEVPVCLVGNKQDLCHARQVSKEEGLSLAQENKCFFQEVSAAEDHQEISNLFAKLIRSVMEYLKRRADRRRYSGSKSMAKLINNVFGKRRKSV